The genomic DNA TGTTTCCGTCCTTCATCACGAACCGGACATCGAGCGTCGTCGCGATATCGGTGCTGGGATCGCCCGCAACGGCGATGACGTCGGCCAGGTAGCCCGGGGCCAGCTGCCCCAGCTCGTCGGCGGCATCGACCAGGTCCGCGGCCACTACCGTCGCCGCCTGCAACGCCTGCATCGGGGTCATGCCCCGTTCGACAAGTGCACACAACTCCTTGGCGTTCTCGCCGTGCGGGACGGCTGGGGCATCGGTGCCGCAGGCGATCCGCACTCCGGCGGCAATGGCTTTGGGCAGCATGGCTTTTGCTCGAGGGAAGACTTCGAGTGCCTTCTTGCGGAGCTCCGGCGCGATGCGGTCGATCGCCATGGCGTCGGTGAGGTAGGTCGTGGAGACCAGGAAGGTGCCGTGGTCGACCATCATCTGGATCGTCTCGTCGCTGGCCAGGAAGCCGTGCTCGATGCAGTCGATGCCGGCGCGGATGCAGGCCTGGATGGCGGTGTCCCCGACGGCGTGGGCGGCGACCTTGACGCCGGCGCGGTGGGCCTCGTCGGCGATCGCGGCGAACTCGGCATCGGAGTACTGCTGTGCGCCGGGTGCCGTGCTGTGCGACATCACCCCACCGGAGGCCGATACCTTGATCAGCTTGGCGCCGTGGCGGATCTGGTAGCGCACGCACGCGATGACGTCCGGTACCCCGTTGGCGATGCCCTCGGCGACCGACAGCGGCATGACGCCGGGAGCGAGGCGCTGGAAGACCGTGGGATCGAGGTGGCCGCCATAGGGGGTGACGGCGTGGCCGGCCGGATAGATGCGCGGCCCTTGGTGCCAACCCTGGTCGATCGCCCGCTGCAGTGCGACGTCGAGCAGGTAACCGCCGGTCTTGACCATCAGACCTAGGTTGCGGACGGTGGTGAACCCGGCGTCGAGTGTGGTGCGGGCGTTGACCGCGCCGCGCAACGTCCGGTACGCCGGGTCGTCCTGTACGCCGTGCATCGGGGTCGGCAGGCCGCCGGGGTTACCCGGACCGCCGATCAGCAGGTTGAGCTCCATGTCCATCAGCCCAGGCAGCAGGGTGGTGTCCCCCAGGTCGACGACGGTGGCCGAATCCGGCAGTGGCCCTTTGGGGTTGATCGCGGTGATCCGATTGCCCTCGATGACCACAATCGCGGGGGAGTGGACCTGGCCGCCGGCCACGTCCACCCAACGGGCGGCGCGAAGGACCGTCGTCGCGACGTCAGCTTGGCTCACGGGACCGGCTCGACGACGCAGTCCAACGATGTCGCGCCGGAATCGGGTACCCGTGGCTGCTTCCAACACTCCACCGGGAAGGATACCGTCACCATCGAATACAGCAGGTGCATCAGGTTGAGCACATCCTCGGGCATGTCGTCGAGGCTGAACTTGTCGCAGTAACTGATCGCTTCCTCGGCCCGCGGCGTGATCGCGTCGTAGAACGCCTGCATCTCGGTCATGGTGCTGTCCATTCGCTTGCCGTAACGCTGTGGCTCACTGGACAGGCACCAGTCCGAAAACTGTTCGAGGTCGGCGAATTCGGCCGGCAGTTTCGTACTCATCGGTTCACACCCCCGCGGTCTTGCTCTGGTAGTCGTCGATCCATGCCGCGGTCTCCTTGTGCAGGTGCCGAAGCAGGATTTCCTGATCGCAGAGCAGGAACTCGTCGACCACGCGGGTCTCGATCGAGCTCTGGGTGGCCTCCAGGGTGTTGGCGTCCTGGAGGCCGTACTCCTTGAAGGAGACCGCGGCCAATTCCTGGCCCAACCGCTCCCGCGGTGTCCGCGGCTGCGGGAAGTACAGCGTGCACTCGAAGGTGTGCGTGTTGAAGGACGTCGGCCAGTAGTGGTACGTCAGGTACCAGCCCTGCCCCCAGAACAGAATCGTGAAATTCGGGAACAACTGGAACGAGTCCAACCCCCACGGATCGCATTTGGCGGGGTTGAGGCCGGCCGGCATCGCGCCGAGATCCGGAGCCGCCCACGGGCCGAAAAGTCCGCTCTGGCAGATGTCTTCGATGGGCTTACGCATCTCGTCGGCCATCTCCCAGGCCCGCACCCCGGAGGTGCTGACCAAACGGTGCGGACCTTCGATCCTGTAGTGCGGCGCCTCGAAGCCCGACTCGGCGGCAGCCTTCGAGTAGGCGGTGGGGGATTGGTTCGCGTGCAAGATGGGCGCGTGGTAGAACTCCTGGAAGGCGTCCATGTAGAGCTTCCAATTCGCCTTCACCTCAGAGCGATAGGTGAACCGCGAGGTCATCTTGTCGAATGGGTAGCCCTCCAGATCGGTGATCATGGGGCCCAGGAATTCGCGGAGCGATTGTTCGGGTGCTTCAGCATTGCTGGCGAAGTTGACGAAGATGAACCCTTCCCACACCTCGCAGTGGACGGGAACCAGGCCGTAGCGGCTCTTGTCCAGGTCGAAGAACTCGGCCTCCTGCTGGACGAAGTTGAGCTCACCGTCCAGGTCGTAACGCCAGGCGTGGTACTTGCAGGTGAACTGCCGGCACACCCCGCTGGTCTCCTCCAGGGGCATGTCGTCCCACACCAGCTTGTTGCCCCGGTGACGGCAGACGTTGTGGAAGGCCTTGACCTCGCCGGACTTGGTGCGCACCAGGATGATCGACGTGTTGGCGGCTTTCATCTCCCGGGTGAAATAGCTGCCCTTGCGTGGAAGTTGTTCGACCCGGCCGACATTCAGCCAGGCGCGTTTGAAGATCGCCTTGCGCTCCAGTTCGTAGATCTCCGGACTGATCGAGTCTTCATACGACACCGGGCCGGTGCCGAGCTCCGGGTAGTGCTGAGTCCAGCTGCCTTCAGCCGGCTTGGGAAATCGAGCCATGCCCGCTCCTAAAGAGATGTGATTCGACCGATGATGCCGACATGGGGCTGCACATGCCGGCCAGGGCTTCAGGCTTGACGGTAGACGGCGGTTTCATCAATAACAAGTAGTTGATACTCTGAATTCGATTGAGGCGGGAGAGTCTGGATGGATCAGCATCTTGGGGAATACCTCGGAATCGAGGCCGACTGGTCGCTCGACGGCGACCACGCCAATGCCATGGAGGTGATCTCGCCGCACACCGAGCAACCCATTGCCCGTGTGGTGGCGGCCGGTCCGGCCGAGGTGGACGCCGCCGTCGCGGCAGCTCGTGCGGCCATCGACCAGGGACCGTGGCCACGGCTCGACCCGGCGGAACGCATCGCGGCGGTGCGACGCCTCGCCGAGGTCTACGCCGGACGACGCGGTGAGATGGCCCAACTCATCTCGGCCGAGATGGGTGCGCCGATCACTTTCGCCCAACGCGCGCAGGTCGGGCTTCCGACGATGATGATGTCCGCGTTCTGCGACCTTGCCGAAACGTACCCCTGGCGCGAGGTCCGCGCCGGTTTCTTCGGATCGGACATTCACGTCCGCAAGAATCCGGTGGGGGTCGTCGCCGCCGTCGTGCCGTGGAACATGCCGCAGTTCCTGATTGTCACCAAGCTGGTGCCGGCGCTGCTGGCCGGCTGCGCGGTGGTGCTCAAGCCCGCACCCGAATCCCCGTTGGATGCACTGCTTTTAAGCGACATGCTCAAAGAGGTCGGCCTGCCCGACGGCCTCGTTTCCGTCATACCGGGGGACGCCGGAGTCGGTGCCCATCTGGTGGGTCACCCCGGCGTCGACAAGGTGTCGTTCACCGGCTCCAGCGCCGCCGGCCGGGCCGTCGCCGCGGCGGCCGCCGCCAACCTGACCAAGGTGAGCCTCGAGCTCGGCGGCAAGTCGGCAGCCATCATCCTCGATGACGCAGACCCGGCGACGGTCGCCGCGGGGGTGCGGTCGGCCAGCCTGTCCAACAGTGGCCAGATCTGCAATGCACTGACTCGCATCGTCGTCCCGGCCGCTCGGGAACACGAGTTCGTCGACGCTCTGGCTGACCGGATGGGCGCACTCGTCGTGGGCGATCCGGCCGACCCGGCCACCGAACTGGGACCACTCGTATCACGACGACAGCAGCAGCGCGTCCGCGACT from Mycobacterium sp. DL440 includes the following:
- a CDS encoding amidohydrolase family protein; the encoded protein is MSQADVATTVLRAARWVDVAGGQVHSPAIVVIEGNRITAINPKGPLPDSATVVDLGDTTLLPGLMDMELNLLIGGPGNPGGLPTPMHGVQDDPAYRTLRGAVNARTTLDAGFTTVRNLGLMVKTGGYLLDVALQRAIDQGWHQGPRIYPAGHAVTPYGGHLDPTVFQRLAPGVMPLSVAEGIANGVPDVIACVRYQIRHGAKLIKVSASGGVMSHSTAPGAQQYSDAEFAAIADEAHRAGVKVAAHAVGDTAIQACIRAGIDCIEHGFLASDETIQMMVDHGTFLVSTTYLTDAMAIDRIAPELRKKALEVFPRAKAMLPKAIAAGVRIACGTDAPAVPHGENAKELCALVERGMTPMQALQAATVVAADLVDAADELGQLAPGYLADVIAVAGDPSTDIATTLDVRFVMKDGNIVKHDGALASS
- a CDS encoding SRPBCC family protein, which encodes MARFPKPAEGSWTQHYPELGTGPVSYEDSISPEIYELERKAIFKRAWLNVGRVEQLPRKGSYFTREMKAANTSIILVRTKSGEVKAFHNVCRHRGNKLVWDDMPLEETSGVCRQFTCKYHAWRYDLDGELNFVQQEAEFFDLDKSRYGLVPVHCEVWEGFIFVNFASNAEAPEQSLREFLGPMITDLEGYPFDKMTSRFTYRSEVKANWKLYMDAFQEFYHAPILHANQSPTAYSKAAAESGFEAPHYRIEGPHRLVSTSGVRAWEMADEMRKPIEDICQSGLFGPWAAPDLGAMPAGLNPAKCDPWGLDSFQLFPNFTILFWGQGWYLTYHYWPTSFNTHTFECTLYFPQPRTPRERLGQELAAVSFKEYGLQDANTLEATQSSIETRVVDEFLLCDQEILLRHLHKETAAWIDDYQSKTAGV
- a CDS encoding aldehyde dehydrogenase — encoded protein: MEVISPHTEQPIARVVAAGPAEVDAAVAAARAAIDQGPWPRLDPAERIAAVRRLAEVYAGRRGEMAQLISAEMGAPITFAQRAQVGLPTMMMSAFCDLAETYPWREVRAGFFGSDIHVRKNPVGVVAAVVPWNMPQFLIVTKLVPALLAGCAVVLKPAPESPLDALLLSDMLKEVGLPDGLVSVIPGDAGVGAHLVGHPGVDKVSFTGSSAAGRAVAAAAAANLTKVSLELGGKSAAIILDDADPATVAAGVRSASLSNSGQICNALTRIVVPAAREHEFVDALADRMGALVVGDPADPATELGPLVSRRQQQRVRDYIDLGQGEGARLICGGTELPDGVDTGWYVRPTLFAGAHNSMRIAREEIFGPVLTVIGYRDEDEAVAIANDSDYGLAGSVWTADPDRGIGIAERVQTGTFGVNQGYTMDPFAPFGGVKDSGYGRELGREGLDSYLETKSIAVAATR